A stretch of the Archangium violaceum genome encodes the following:
- a CDS encoding di-heme oxidoredictase family protein — protein sequence MKRWFGQVLGVALLVQSAACREEPPVRWDVVEPGEALSGGEGGTVSNASAQAFSQALPALTLERRSSFVSGRGVFEIDWVPAPASSSRADRDGLGPVFHAVACLSCHPANGRAAPPDEPGSTGESLLVRLSIPGTTPTGAPLPEPTYGDQLQPKGIPGVPAEARVVVRHTPLPGAFADGEAFTLQSPEYVLEELAHGPSHPDTMLSPRLAQPLHGLGLLAAVPEETVLEWADPDDANGDGISGRPNHVWSVRQGRRVLGRFGWKANQPDLEQQGAGAFLGDMGLTTSLFPAQPCTFAEQACGDAPPGGAPEVEDNRLAALTFYSHVIAVPARRDVDSPRVLQGKAVFHRVGCAGCHRPTLTTGSLEGYPELSGQSIRPYTDLLLHDLGEALSDGRPDFEATGREWRTAPLWGIGLTATVNGHTRFLHDGRARSLMEAILWHGGEAEASRDAVRRLSKDEREVLITFLESL from the coding sequence ATGAAGAGGTGGTTCGGCCAGGTGTTGGGCGTGGCGCTCCTCGTCCAGTCGGCGGCATGCCGTGAGGAGCCTCCGGTCCGCTGGGACGTGGTGGAGCCCGGAGAGGCCTTGTCCGGCGGCGAAGGGGGCACCGTCTCCAACGCGAGCGCACAGGCCTTCTCGCAGGCGCTGCCCGCGCTGACGCTGGAGCGGCGCTCGAGCTTCGTCTCGGGGCGGGGTGTCTTCGAGATCGATTGGGTTCCGGCGCCGGCCTCGAGCAGCCGGGCGGACCGGGATGGATTGGGCCCCGTCTTCCACGCGGTGGCGTGCCTCTCGTGCCACCCGGCCAACGGGCGGGCCGCTCCGCCGGACGAGCCCGGCTCCACGGGTGAGTCCCTGCTGGTGCGTCTGAGCATTCCAGGCACGACGCCAACGGGCGCTCCGCTCCCCGAGCCCACCTACGGAGACCAGCTCCAACCGAAGGGGATTCCGGGCGTACCGGCCGAGGCGCGCGTGGTGGTGCGTCACACGCCGCTCCCGGGCGCTTTCGCGGATGGAGAGGCCTTCACCCTCCAGTCTCCGGAGTACGTGCTGGAGGAGCTGGCCCATGGTCCGTCGCACCCGGACACGATGCTGTCGCCACGGCTCGCCCAGCCGCTGCATGGGCTCGGCCTGCTGGCGGCGGTGCCCGAGGAGACGGTGCTGGAGTGGGCGGACCCGGACGATGCGAACGGGGACGGCATCTCCGGCCGGCCGAATCATGTGTGGAGCGTGCGCCAGGGCAGGCGGGTGCTGGGGCGCTTCGGGTGGAAGGCCAACCAGCCGGACCTGGAGCAGCAGGGCGCGGGGGCCTTCCTCGGAGACATGGGACTCACCACGTCCCTCTTCCCCGCGCAGCCCTGCACCTTCGCCGAACAGGCCTGCGGTGACGCACCCCCGGGTGGAGCTCCGGAGGTGGAGGACAACCGGCTGGCGGCGCTCACCTTCTACTCGCACGTCATCGCCGTGCCGGCGCGCCGGGACGTGGACTCGCCCCGGGTGTTGCAGGGCAAGGCCGTCTTCCACCGCGTGGGGTGCGCGGGCTGTCATCGGCCCACGCTCACCACGGGCTCGCTGGAGGGCTACCCGGAGCTATCCGGGCAGAGCATCCGTCCCTATACGGACCTCCTGCTGCACGACCTGGGCGAGGCTCTCTCGGACGGGAGGCCGGACTTCGAGGCCACCGGGCGCGAGTGGCGCACCGCGCCGCTGTGGGGCATCGGGCTGACGGCCACCGTCAACGGGCACACGCGCTTTCTTCACGATGGCCGGGCGCGCTCACTGATGGAGGCCATCCTCTGGCATGGCGGCGAGGCCGAGGCCTCACGTGATGCGGTGCGGCGGCTCTCGAAGGACGAGCGTGAGGTGCTCATCACCTTCCTCGAGTCGCTGTAG
- a CDS encoding MerR family transcriptional regulator, which produces MSTTKTRKEWKLTELAEAVGVSPRTVRYYVQRGLLPAPPFKGPDTVYGEEHLLRLKAIRTLQARFLPLDAIQVELARLSPEELGALAEAGPHDLPAPTAGSSAPAPQAEPVKQAVPVSPSAGVTSWRRWELAPGLELHLADTADEKTRALAERMRALIQDSWGKVEP; this is translated from the coding sequence GTGAGCACGACGAAAACACGCAAGGAGTGGAAGCTGACGGAGCTGGCCGAGGCGGTGGGCGTGTCCCCCCGCACCGTGCGCTACTACGTCCAGCGCGGGCTCCTGCCCGCCCCGCCCTTCAAGGGGCCGGACACCGTCTATGGGGAAGAGCACCTGCTGCGTCTCAAGGCCATCCGGACCTTGCAGGCGAGGTTCCTCCCGCTCGATGCCATCCAGGTGGAGCTGGCCCGGCTGAGCCCCGAAGAGCTCGGGGCACTCGCCGAGGCTGGGCCCCACGACCTCCCCGCCCCCACGGCCGGGTCCTCCGCACCGGCCCCCCAGGCGGAGCCGGTGAAGCAGGCGGTCCCTGTCTCCCCTTCTGCCGGAGTGACAAGCTGGCGCCGCTGGGAGCTCGCGCCGGGGCTGGAGCTGCACCTCGCCGATACGGCGGACGAGAAAACCCGGGCGCTCGCGGAACGCATGCGCGCCCTCATCCAGGACTCCTGGGGAAAGGTAGAGCCATGA
- a CDS encoding DUF2721 domain-containing protein, with product MDATGGMDISSIRLIGAAVTPAVMVSACGILATGLDNQIGRMTSRTREMLREWRSLPEGHPRREVLRLEVSILDRRHLLLARAMGMAYGALISFVLTSLLYLTQRRFSVPDVLPVASFSVGVVLLGVIALFALASLRLGRAALELEKREMFMGAEHPAPTGERKT from the coding sequence ATGGACGCGACGGGAGGCATGGACATCTCCTCCATCCGGCTCATTGGAGCGGCGGTGACGCCTGCGGTGATGGTGTCCGCGTGCGGCATCCTGGCCACGGGGTTGGACAACCAGATTGGCCGGATGACGTCGCGCACGCGGGAGATGCTGCGTGAGTGGCGCTCGCTGCCGGAGGGGCACCCGAGACGCGAGGTGCTGCGGCTGGAGGTATCCATCCTGGACCGGAGGCACCTGCTGCTGGCGAGGGCAATGGGGATGGCCTACGGGGCGCTCATTTCGTTCGTGCTGACGTCACTGCTGTACCTGACGCAGCGACGCTTCAGCGTGCCGGATGTGCTGCCCGTGGCGTCCTTCTCGGTCGGTGTGGTGCTGCTGGGGGTCATCGCGTTGTTCGCGCTGGCATCCTTGCGGCTCGGCCGGGCCGCGCTCGAGCTGGAGAAGCGCGAGATGTTCATGGGCGCGGAGCACCCGGCGCCCACCGGGGAGCGGAAGACGTGA
- a CDS encoding VIT domain-containing protein codes for MTNEKAGLYTRSGAQVPLQGVDVTGELLGGHARVRVRQRYRNTGSKPVEAVYVFPLPSDATLTAFSMECAGRRVQGILKEREEAFRTYDDAVTAGHGAALLDQERPNVFTAQVGNLLPGEETLVEVEFLQAIQVEEGCVRWALPTLVAPRYIPGTPTGDRTAHGSEEPTDRVPDADRITPPVGDARYGLSLDLRISLGREVVVESPSHKLDISRAESGTRVKLSQPNVALDRDLVLSIRGQDMSTPLTTLVTHRKGEGPGTFALTVVPDLLGMAAGPKRQEVVFVVDTSGSMGGESLPQAQGALRLCLRHLREGDRFNIIAFENSFHLFSPEPVTFTQKTLEQADRWVASLHAHGGTELLQPMMAAVRAVPEGVVVLLTDGQVGNESEILSAVMGARKTARIYSFGIGTNVSDVLLEDMARQTGGAVEFIHPGERIDDKVVAQFSRALAPRVTGVEVRFEGVEASELAPAEPPQLVDGTPWSLFGRYTSPGSGKVVLKGMSGAETFSLSIPVSFPAESDRPAVEKLWAAERIRSWQDAALVGRRAQSLKERIVQLALAHGLVTPYTSFVVVEERTGERRASGQPETRVVPVHAPAGWSMFGTDTKEEQTRGGALRPRPLGPAAGVPVPAPAAAPARAAAVISRPLMPIRRVTPPAPAAPPPPASSDGSRREYRVVPEFLGRARDATKGGHEERQKEERQKEKARYRDQRLAKRASFADDDDLSLSEASSLSDMSVSEGAAPSEAGGVGLLEKQLASGLWAGTGTSSEPVHQARATALALLELLRQGITSSHPLHGAQVKKAVEALLALVPQLSGAPEVAELALGVAWLVAAGPRTRGKIAEAAQPIAGLSSRMENEVALRQHVDALAAR; via the coding sequence ATGACGAACGAGAAAGCAGGGCTGTACACGCGGAGTGGTGCCCAGGTTCCCCTTCAGGGGGTGGACGTCACCGGCGAGCTCCTCGGAGGTCATGCCCGGGTGCGCGTGCGCCAGCGCTACCGCAACACCGGGTCCAAGCCCGTCGAGGCCGTCTACGTCTTCCCGCTGCCCTCCGACGCCACCCTCACCGCCTTCTCCATGGAGTGCGCCGGGCGCCGCGTGCAGGGCATCCTCAAGGAGCGCGAGGAAGCCTTCCGCACCTATGACGACGCGGTGACGGCCGGCCATGGCGCCGCGCTGCTGGACCAGGAGCGCCCCAACGTCTTCACCGCCCAGGTGGGCAACCTCCTGCCCGGCGAGGAGACGCTCGTGGAGGTGGAGTTCCTCCAGGCCATCCAGGTGGAGGAAGGCTGCGTGCGCTGGGCCCTGCCCACCCTCGTCGCGCCCCGCTACATCCCCGGCACCCCCACGGGGGACCGCACCGCCCACGGCTCGGAGGAACCGACGGATCGCGTGCCCGACGCGGATCGCATCACTCCACCCGTGGGAGACGCGCGCTACGGCCTCTCGTTGGACCTGCGCATCTCACTCGGCCGCGAGGTGGTGGTGGAGAGCCCCTCGCACAAGCTGGACATCTCCCGTGCCGAGAGTGGCACGCGCGTGAAGCTCTCCCAGCCGAACGTGGCCTTGGACCGAGACCTCGTCCTCAGCATCCGCGGCCAGGACATGAGCACCCCGCTCACCACGCTCGTCACCCACCGCAAGGGCGAGGGCCCCGGCACCTTCGCCCTCACCGTGGTGCCGGACCTGCTGGGCATGGCCGCGGGCCCCAAGCGCCAGGAGGTGGTGTTCGTCGTGGACACCTCCGGCTCCATGGGCGGAGAGAGCCTCCCCCAGGCCCAGGGCGCGCTCCGCCTGTGCCTGCGCCACCTGCGCGAGGGAGATCGCTTCAACATCATCGCCTTCGAGAACTCCTTCCACCTCTTCTCGCCGGAGCCGGTGACCTTCACCCAGAAGACGCTGGAGCAGGCGGACCGGTGGGTGGCCTCGCTGCACGCGCACGGCGGCACCGAACTGCTCCAGCCCATGATGGCCGCGGTGCGGGCCGTGCCGGAGGGCGTGGTGGTGCTGCTCACCGACGGCCAGGTGGGCAACGAGTCCGAGATCCTCAGCGCGGTGATGGGGGCACGCAAGACGGCGCGCATCTACTCCTTCGGCATCGGCACCAACGTGAGTGACGTGCTGCTCGAGGACATGGCCCGTCAGACGGGTGGCGCGGTGGAGTTCATCCACCCCGGCGAGCGCATCGACGACAAGGTGGTGGCCCAGTTCTCCCGCGCGCTCGCGCCCCGCGTCACCGGCGTGGAGGTGCGCTTCGAAGGCGTGGAGGCCTCGGAGCTGGCCCCCGCCGAGCCGCCGCAGCTCGTGGACGGCACGCCGTGGAGCCTCTTCGGCCGCTATACGTCGCCCGGCTCGGGCAAGGTGGTGCTCAAGGGCATGTCGGGCGCGGAGACCTTCTCGCTCTCCATCCCCGTGAGCTTCCCCGCCGAGAGCGACCGGCCCGCAGTGGAGAAGCTATGGGCCGCCGAGCGCATTCGGTCGTGGCAGGACGCCGCGCTCGTGGGCCGGCGCGCCCAGTCGCTCAAGGAGCGCATCGTGCAGCTCGCGCTCGCGCACGGCCTCGTCACGCCGTACACCTCCTTCGTGGTGGTGGAGGAGCGCACCGGCGAGCGCCGCGCCTCGGGCCAGCCGGAGACGCGCGTCGTCCCCGTCCACGCCCCCGCGGGCTGGTCCATGTTCGGCACGGACACGAAGGAAGAGCAGACCCGCGGAGGAGCGCTGCGGCCTCGCCCGCTCGGTCCAGCCGCGGGCGTCCCGGTCCCGGCTCCAGCTGCGGCTCCAGCCAGAGCAGCGGCCGTCATCTCGCGCCCGCTCATGCCGATCCGGCGTGTCACCCCGCCCGCCCCCGCCGCACCGCCGCCTCCGGCAAGCAGCGACGGCTCGCGCCGCGAATACCGCGTGGTGCCCGAATTCCTGGGGAGGGCCCGCGACGCTACCAAGGGAGGACACGAGGAGAGGCAGAAAGAGGAGAGGCAGAAGGAGAAGGCCAGGTACAGGGACCAGCGCCTGGCGAAGCGCGCCTCCTTCGCAGATGACGACGACCTGAGCCTCTCGGAAGCCTCGAGCCTCTCGGACATGTCCGTCAGCGAGGGGGCGGCGCCGAGCGAGGCGGGCGGAGTGGGGCTGCTCGAGAAGCAGCTCGCCAGCGGCCTGTGGGCGGGCACCGGTACGAGTTCCGAGCCCGTGCACCAGGCCCGCGCCACCGCGCTCGCCTTGCTGGAGCTCTTGCGCCAGGGCATCACCAGCAGCCACCCACTCCACGGTGCGCAGGTGAAGAAGGCGGTGGAAGCGCTGCTCGCGCTCGTCCCGCAGTTGAGCGGTGCTCCCGAGGTGGCCGAGCTCGCCCTGGGCGTGGCGTGGCTCGTGGCCGCGGGTCCGCGCACGCGAGGGAAGATCGCCGAGGCGGCGCAGCCCATCGCCGGGCTCAGCTCGCGGATGGAGAATGAAGTGGCCCTGCGCCAGCACGTGGACGCGCTCGCGGCTCGCTGA
- a CDS encoding NADP-dependent oxidoreductase, whose protein sequence is MNATNHQFRLAARPVGMPKRDNWNYTEEPVREPADGELLVKVLYISLDPAMRGWMNEGKSYIPPVGIGEVMRAGGAGRVVSSKHPGFVAGDYVIGHFGVQEYALSDGKDVAKVDPKVAPLPVYLGTLGMPGMTAYFGLLDIGKPNPGDTVVVSGAAGAVGTVVGQIAKLKGCRVVGIAGGADKCRYIVEELGFDAAIDYKSEDVKGALRTHCPKGVDVYFDNVGGDILDAVLTRLARGARIVICGAISQYNNTGPVKGPANYMSLLVNRASMTGMVVFDYAARYGEAAREMAGWMAAGKLKSREDIVEGLETFPDTLLKLFKGENTGKLVLQVAKE, encoded by the coding sequence ATGAACGCCACCAATCACCAATTCCGCCTCGCCGCTCGTCCGGTGGGCATGCCGAAGCGCGACAACTGGAACTACACCGAGGAGCCCGTTCGCGAGCCGGCGGACGGCGAGCTGCTGGTCAAGGTTCTCTACATCTCGCTCGACCCGGCCATGCGCGGTTGGATGAACGAGGGCAAGTCCTATATCCCGCCCGTGGGCATCGGCGAGGTCATGCGCGCCGGAGGCGCGGGCCGGGTCGTCTCCAGCAAGCACCCCGGGTTCGTGGCGGGCGACTATGTCATCGGCCACTTCGGCGTGCAGGAGTACGCCCTCTCCGATGGCAAGGACGTCGCCAAGGTCGACCCGAAGGTGGCTCCGCTGCCGGTCTACCTTGGCACCCTCGGCATGCCCGGCATGACGGCCTATTTCGGCCTGCTCGACATCGGCAAGCCGAACCCGGGGGACACCGTCGTCGTTTCGGGGGCGGCCGGTGCCGTGGGCACGGTGGTCGGGCAGATCGCCAAGCTCAAGGGATGCCGCGTCGTGGGCATCGCCGGTGGGGCCGACAAGTGCCGGTACATCGTGGAGGAGCTCGGCTTCGACGCGGCCATCGACTACAAGTCCGAGGACGTCAAGGGTGCGCTGCGGACGCACTGCCCCAAGGGCGTGGACGTCTACTTCGACAACGTCGGCGGTGACATCCTCGATGCGGTGCTCACCCGGCTCGCGCGCGGCGCGCGCATCGTCATCTGCGGTGCCATCTCGCAGTACAACAACACGGGCCCGGTGAAGGGCCCGGCCAACTACATGTCCCTGCTGGTCAACCGCGCCAGCATGACGGGCATGGTGGTGTTCGACTACGCCGCGCGCTACGGCGAGGCGGCACGCGAGATGGCCGGCTGGATGGCCGCCGGCAAGCTCAAGTCGCGCGAGGACATCGTCGAGGGCCTGGAGACGTTCCCCGACACCCTGCTGAAGCTCTTCAAGGGTGAGAACACGGGCAAGCTCGTGCTCCAGGTCGCGAAGGAGTAA